Sequence from the SAR202 cluster bacterium genome:
CTGGAGGGCATCCGCTTCCGCAACCCCTTGCTTCCATCCTGCTCGCTGGTGTAGCCTTCCTATCGCCTGATCGCTCAAATGTCCCCTATGAAGCCGGTGTTCTATCTGCGAATGGGGGGGGGGTGCTCGCAACACGTACCCTAGGCCATCCAATGCAGTTCCAGCTCAAGCGCGTCATACTCTTTTGCAACGATATTGAGAAGGTGGCCGAGTTCTACGAGCAGAAGCTCGGCCTCAAGC
This genomic interval carries:
- a CDS encoding VOC family protein, which encodes MLATRTLGHPMQFQLKRVILFCNDIEKVAEFYEQKLGLK